Below is a genomic region from Salvelinus sp. IW2-2015 unplaced genomic scaffold, ASM291031v2 Un_scaffold13383, whole genome shotgun sequence.
GTCATACTGACCTGACAATAGCCTCCTGCAGAGCTTCAGTGTGAGAGAAATGCGAGTGGAGCAGCGATGTGGCTCTCACAAAGGAACACTCCTGGGCTCCCCCGGGCCTGCCAGACAGGTTGGCTGCAGGGACACACAGCAGTCTCTCGTTACAAATGCCACACAAACATGAACGGCAATCAACCACGCAATAAAAAAGGATGAGATCGTGTAGAGTCCTAGTTGCTCAAATGTACCCCAAAATACCCATATCAGCTAACACAAAGttcacacaaaacaccacagtCCCACAAAATGCCCCAAAACATCCCAATCAGCTACTGCAAAGCACTGAGCTTTCTACTCACTCTAGCAGTAAGGTGAACACTGCGAAACTGAAAGACATGGTTCCATAGACAGAAATGGACAAAGGGAGAGAGGCAAAAGGTAAGAGTCAGACAAAGGTGGAAAAAATAAGTATAGAATATACAGAGAGCGCTGAGAATATTCAAGCCTCACTTGTGAGCGTGTTCTGTATACAGTCAAAGTGTGCAAAGGTGTATGGTCCATGTGGGCCGGGAGTCCCCAGAGCAGTGGTCCTCAGATGTGCCTCCAGTCCGTTTAAAGATGCCAGGCTGCTGTGATACTGAGCATAAACCACAGGGTGAGAGTAGACTAAATAACAAACTGCTGTAATAACACGTAGGGCAatagtatatttaagcaataaggcacgggggaggggggtgtggcatatggccaatatgccacagctaagggctgttcttaaacaCGACAGCCCTTAGCCGGTATATtagtcatataccacaaacctccgaagtaccttattgccattataaactggttaccaatgtaattagagcagtaaaaatacatgttttgtcatacccatggtatatggtctatGGTATATATGGTCTGgctatacccgtggtatatggtttGTGGTATATATGGTCTGgctatacccgtggtatatggctgtcagccaataagcattcagggcttgaaccacccagtttatacatTTCATTTTCTAACAGTTGAACACAGGTGGTGGTCCAGAAGGCGGAAACTCGTGGAACACTCATGCATGAACAAACATTCATATCCCTCCCATATTCCCCAAAAGTTCCTCACCACTTCCTCCGTGGCTGCAGTGTTGCTGTGGAAGTCTGGCTCCACCAGCAGGGCCAGTACCAGCCCTCTCACCCTGTGCTGGTACAACGACATGGGGAGCAGAGGGGCCTCTGTAGAGTTCTCACCGGGCGAAGGGGAGTAGGGGGGCACATCACAAGTATCAGCCTGCAGTAAACCTTTACTCCCCT
It encodes:
- the LOC139027390 gene encoding BLOC-3 complex member HPS4-like — encoded protein: MQNKDLRHINGQNGGSIVLSGERAGALQFRGQESPEPGSQRMGNVEVFKEKEGQGSKGLLQADTCDVPPYSPSPGENSTEAPLLPMSLYQHRVRGLVLALLVEPDFHSNTAATEEVYHSSLASLNGLEAHLRTTALGTPGPHGPYTFAHFDCIQNTLTTNLSGRPGGAQECSFVRATSLLHSHFSHTEALQEAIV